Within the Alteromonas sp. M12 genome, the region ACGCCATTTCAGACCCCTCGGGCGAGATTATATACATTCGTGATGAACAGAGCCTTCAACTCTACACTGCCACCGCGCAACCATTGCACGATAATGGCAAATATGTGGCTCGCCATGGCTTTGGTTATAGTCAATTTGAGCATCAAGTGGATGGTCTTGCGCTGAATTTGTTGCAATATGTACCACTCCAAGATTCTATCAAGATTTCTCGATTGAGTATTCGCAATGACTCTGGCCGAGCACGGCGCTTGTCGGTCACCGCGTATACAGAATGGGTGCTTGGTACTACACGCAAACAAACAGGTCCATATATAAGTAGTAAGCTTGACCCTTCCACGCAGGCTATTTTACTGCGCAACCGCTGGGGAATGGCCTTTCCAGAACGAGTAGCGTTTGCTGATATGGGCGGAAAACAAACTCTTTGGACCACTGACCGAACTGAGTTTATTGGGCGAAGAGGCCATAAATCGGCCCCTCAAGCCTTGCTTTTAAAAACTCCTCTAACTGGGACGACTGGGGCTGGTTATGATCCTTGTACAGCGCTCCAGCAAGTGATTGAACTAGCTGATGGGGAGAGTATCGAATGTGTTGTTTTTATAGGACAAAGTGCAAACGAACAACAAGCCTTGGAATTGATTAATCGTTATCGGCAGACTGATCTCAACGTTGTCTTGGATGAAGTTAGGCAACACTGGCAAAGTCTGCTAACTGCAGTGCAAGTCAAAACACCTGATCGCTCTATGGATATCATGTTAAATGGTTGGCTGTTGTATCAAACACTTGCGTGTCGAATTTGGGCGCGATCTTCTTTCTATCAAGCTAGTGGCGCTTATGGTTTCCGCGACCAATTGCAAGATGGCATGGCTTTGACATTCAGTCGTCCTGATATGACTCGCTCTCATATCCTACGTGCGGCAGCCAGACAGTTTTTAGAGGGTGACGTGCAACATTGGTGGCTACCTCATTCAGGACAGGGCGTACGCACGCACATTACCGACGATCGTGCTTGGTTGGCTCTGGCAACAACGAATTATATTACTACCTCTGGCGATCACACAATTTTAGATGAGATGGTGCCTTTTTTAGACGGACCTTTACTAAACGCTGGGCAGCATGATGCTTTCTTTAAACCTGAGGTGACCGACGAATCAGCGAGTTTATATGAACATTGTGCTCTGGGTCTGGAACAGTCAATTTCGTTAACTGGGGAACACGGATTGCCATTAATGGGCACGGGCGATTGGAATGATGGCATGAACCTAGTCGGTGCCCAAGGCAAAGGCGAAAGCGTGTGGTTGGGCTGGTTATTGATTTACACCATTGATTCGTTCGTCGTACATGCACTAGCAAGGGGAAATGAAAAAGACCGACTTCGTGGCATACGCTGGCAGGGTCATGCGAAACAGTTGCGCGAAAACATCGATAAACATGCATGGGATGGAGAATGGTATCGCCGCGCCACTTTTGATGATGGGACCTGGTTAGGCTCAAACGACAATGACGAGTGCAAAATTGATTCAATTGCGCAATCTTGGGCGGTATTGGCTAAGGGCACAGACACTCAACGAGTGGCATCAGCTATGAGTCAAGTTGAACAAAATCTTATTCTACAGCAAGACGGTTTAGCGCTTCTTTTCACCCCAGCTTTTGATCACAGCGTCAATAATCCAGGTTACATCAAGGGTTATCCGCCGGGGTTGCGGGAAAATGGTGGTCAGTATAGTCATGCTGCTATGTGGCTTATTTTTGCGTTTAGTCAACAAGGTGAAAGCAAAAAGGCCTGTGATTTGTTTAATATGCTCAACCCCATAAACCACACCAGTACACCTAAAGATATTGAACGTTACAAGGTTGAACCTTATGTGGTCGCCGCGGATATTTATTCGGTTTCTCCTTATATTGGTAGAGGCGGTTGGACTTGGTATACAGGCGCAGCTGGGTGGATGTACCGCGCAGGTATAGAAGCTATTCTGGGTATCCGTAGAGAAGGAAAAACCTTGATAATACAACCTTGTATTCCTACTAAATGGCCTGGATTTAACGCTAGCGTGAAGATCGAAAGCAGTCATTTCGACATTAATGTGAACAACACCCCTCCATTGGCAAATAATACGCTGAAAAGTGAACTCGACGGTGTTTTATTGGTTAACTCAAAACGGCGGGTTGATGTTGCGTTAGATGGAGAGGTGCATAACGTAAAAATTTGGGCAATAGCCCCCAGCACAACAGGAAAAGACAAAGCTTAATTTAATTCGTGGATTCGGTTGTAGGCTAACGTATAGATTGCAAAATAGCGTTACTAACGATAGAGGTTACATCTAAAACAAAGTGTTAAGTATTGGTTTACTAATGTTGATGAAACCTAGTCTTAAATGCATTACACAAGAGCATTGTGCTTATGAGGATAGCTTTATCATGAACATTAAGCGTGTAAAAGTACTATTAATTGAAGGATGTCCGACACTGGCAAGGCGGATTAGAAAATCATTAATGTGTGAACAACCGGCTATATTCAATGTAGCTTGGGTACGAGAAACTAAGCAGGCTGTTAACATCATGGATAACACTCATGTTGATATGGTTTTGCTTGATTTAGCGGTTTCCAATGGAAAAAGTGCGGAATTAGTTGAACAGATACGACAACAAACGCCTCAGGCTATCATTATATTGCTGTACAGCAGTATTGATAAAGCTTTTGCCCAACAAGCGATGCAAAAAGGGGCTTATGATTGTTTAGAGAAAAGTCAGCTTGGTAAAAACGGACTTAAGCGAATTTTGCTCTATCATTTAATGTTGGCCTATGTAGAAACAAAGAGGGTCATCAGTGATGCAAAGTTACAAGCAGTATGCAATGCGTCTTTTCTTGGTGTGATGATATCTGATGAGCTTGGCAATATCACTTATACCAACCCCGCCTATCAAACTATTACGGGATTGAGCGCCAAACAATGCTTAGGGCAACATTGGGCAACGTCTATCCATGCAAATGATCGATTGCGGCTTGAGCGGGAGTGGCGAGATGAGCTGCAAACGCAACAAACTTTTTACTCCAAACTCAGATTGACTCGTCAGAATAAGAGTACTTGCCAAGTAGGTATGACAGGCACTTTTATTAAAGACGAAAACGGGTTTTATGGTCATGCTCGTACCTTTGAAGTACTCAGAGATCGAAACAATGTTGCGCCATCAGCGCATTCATTATTTAAAATAAATCGGACTTGGTTGCCAGCTACAACGGCACAATTAACTTTAGACATGATGAATGATGCAGTATTAAGTACCGATATAAATGGCAGAGTAACGTACTTAAATCAAGCTGCCCAGCGTCTTACCGGATGGAATAATTGCGAAGCAAGTGGGCGTTTGCTAGCGACTATTTATAATTTAAAAGACCACATAAGCGGCGCTACTTTGGATGATTCTGTTGAATTTTCTTTAGCGAAAAATAAAACCAATGAATTGCATCGAGACTGCGTGCTGACTCGTAAAGACGGTGTTGAAACCATGATAGAGGAATCTGTAACGCCAATTCACGATCAAAGAAGCAAAATTATTGGCGGGGTTATTGTATTTCGTGATGTCACTAAATCTCGGGTGATAAGCGCAAAAATGGCGTACTTGGCACAGCATGATGCACTAACGGGTTTGCCAAATAGGTTGCTTTTACACGAACGTCTTAATCAGGCTATGCGGCTGGCAAAACGCAATGAAAAACGATTGGCTCTATTGTATTTAGATATTGATTTATTTAAAAATATCAATGATTTACATGGACATGAAGTGGGCGATAAATTGTTATGTTCGATTGCTAAGCGCATGGCTGACACAGTGAGAGATAGCGATACAGTTTGTCGCCAAGGAGGAGATGAATTTGTGGTGTTACTATCTGAAATTGAGCACCCCAATGATGCCGCACTATTTTCTAGTAAGTTATTGGCTGCGATGGCGATACCTCATGTAATCAACGGTAAAGAGATTTCAGTAGGACTAAGTATCGGTATTGGTATATTTCCAAATGATGGCGAAGATAGTCACATACTCATGAAAAGTGCAGATAGCGCCATGTTCCATGCAAAAGCCAGTGGCCGCAATTGTTACCAGTTTTTTAAACAATCGATGCATTCTGATGCAAAGCTTCGTAGCGAGATTGAAACTCGTATAAAGCGCGCTTTACTACAGGATGAGTTTGAAGTTTATTACCAACCCCAGTTTGATATCAACAGCCGCAAAGTGACAGGGGCTGAGGCTTTAATACGCTGGCACGACCCTGAGCTAGGTTTACTATATCCCAGTGAATTTATTCAAGTTGCGGAGCAATCATCATTAATACACTTAATTGGTGAGTGGGTGCGTTTGAAAGTCTGTAGACAGCAAAAAGTTTGGCAAAGTAAGGGGCTTGATATAGTGCCTGTTATGGTCAATATATCTGCAATTGAATTCTTGCAGCCTCACTTTTTGAATAATGTTAAATTGAATTTGACAGATACTGGTTTAGACCCTTGGTGTTTGGGGTTGGAGGTTGAGGAGAAAGACATCACCCTTAGTGCTTATCCCGTCATTCAGAAGCTTAAAAGTTTGGGGGTGAAGTTAGTTTTAGATAATTTTGGCAGTGGCATTGGGCATTTGAGTTACCTTCAGTACTTAGCCTTTGATACCGTAAAAATAGCCTCGAATATCATTGTCGATGCTGTGTTGGAAAATGACAAAGCTAAAGTTGCCCAAGCCGTAATCGGTTTAAGTAAAAATTTAGGTCAAGATATTATTGCAAAAGGTATCGAGAACCAGCAACAACTGACTTATCTACAACACAGCCAATGCACTTCAGCACAAGGCTATTATTTTAAACGTCCATTAGTAGCAGAGAAATTTTCGGAATTACTCGGATATGAGAAAACGCCTTTAATGCTAAGTCGTTAATACTTAAACACCAGACAAAATTTTTTTTAAAAATATCAGACACAAATCTGCAGTAAGGGCACCCATGAATAGAATTGATAATCGTCGAATATTATATGATAGCCAAGCTTTGGTGAGTGACGTCCATAATAGTAACGTCAGCCCTCATTGGCCCAAAGTTCTGGTGACAGCCTCGATGAAAAACATTAGCCAGTTAAAGGACAAAACCCCAACTGATTCTAGGTTGCTTCCTTTAATTCCCTGATTGTGTGGTTTGTTTTTCATTGCGTCAAAAAGGCCTGCGACAGAATTAAATTGCATTCGTCTAGCTGTTACAAGTTGTTTTTTCATTTCAAAATTTTGCTTGGTTTTGCTGTTAATAGGAGCACAATGAAATATCTGAATGCTATGTGCGTTATCGAACATAGTGATGTCATTCACTTTGATAGAATAAAATTGTTTTATGTTCATACATAGTTAAAAAGATATAGGAGATTGTTGTGTTAATACTAAATCCCCAAAATATGCAGACAACTGCAAAAGCACTCAAACCCTATAACTGCGACTTTAGGGGCATACGAATGGTGGGACATGCCTAGGCCAGAGGACAATAAATTACTAAATGCTTTACCACAAACCTGTAAAGACAGAATATTTCCGCTGCTGAAACTAACGAATTTGCCTTTAGGTAAAGTGGTTTACGAAGCGGGACAAAAAGTTGCTAATGTATATTTCCCCACAGATAGCATTATTTCATTACTTTCGATGATGGAAAATGGAGCCTCAACGGAAATATCAGTGGTAGGTAACGAGGGCTTAGTCGGCATTGCAGTTTTCATGGGGGGAGAAAGCACACCAAATCGTGCGATAGTGCAAAGTGAAGGAACTGCGTTTAGTTTACCTGCTTCAGTAATAAAACAAGAATTCAATAATGATGTGGCCGTTCGCGTGTTGTTATTACGATTCACGCAAGCGCTAATGGCACAAATGGCACAAACAGCAGTATGTAATCGTCACCACTCTATCGAACAGCAACTTTGTCGCTGGCTTTTACTGTCAATTGATCGTCTATCTACAAATAATCTAATTATGACCCAAGAGTTGATAGCCAATATGTTAGGCGTCAGGCGGGAGGGGGTTACCGAGGCTGCCGGAAAATTACAAAAACAACACGTGATTACCTACAAACGAGGCCACATCACAGTGATAGACAGGAAAAAGCTAGAAGAAATGTGTTGCGAGTGTTACATCGTCGTGAAAAATGAAACCAATAGATTGGGTTTGTTTGGCTAATTTTCGATTGTTATGGTTAGGACAGTATTCCATTAATGACTGGGATATTGGTAATGAAATTGAGGATGATCACGGCGTGTCAATAGCGACATTTTGGAGTGATTTAAATTAAGGCGAAAATGATGGTGCTCGCATTTATCAAAATACAGGTGTTTTTGATGGGGCGATGACAACTAATCAAAGCCCCATTTTTCCATCTACAAGCGTCTAAAAACTGTAAACAAACTTCTATATTGCCCCAAACTGCTCGACACCCTTTAAAAATAGCGCCCTTGCGCGATATTGCTCAGCATATCCCTGTGCTTTGTCGCTTCGCGACCGCTAAAGCTGTGCTAATTTGTTCCACACAAATTAGTCGGACAATGAGTTCAAGTCTGTATGCTACTTGCAAT harbors:
- a CDS encoding Crp/Fnr family transcriptional regulator, whose product is MPRPEDNKLLNALPQTCKDRIFPLLKLTNLPLGKVVYEAGQKVANVYFPTDSIISLLSMMENGASTEISVVGNEGLVGIAVFMGGESTPNRAIVQSEGTAFSLPASVIKQEFNNDVAVRVLLLRFTQALMAQMAQTAVCNRHHSIEQQLCRWLLLSIDRLSTNNLIMTQELIANMLGVRREGVTEAAGKLQKQHVITYKRGHITVIDRKKLEEMCCECYIVVKNETNRLGLFG
- a CDS encoding EAL domain-containing protein; protein product: MNIKRVKVLLIEGCPTLARRIRKSLMCEQPAIFNVAWVRETKQAVNIMDNTHVDMVLLDLAVSNGKSAELVEQIRQQTPQAIIILLYSSIDKAFAQQAMQKGAYDCLEKSQLGKNGLKRILLYHLMLAYVETKRVISDAKLQAVCNASFLGVMISDELGNITYTNPAYQTITGLSAKQCLGQHWATSIHANDRLRLEREWRDELQTQQTFYSKLRLTRQNKSTCQVGMTGTFIKDENGFYGHARTFEVLRDRNNVAPSAHSLFKINRTWLPATTAQLTLDMMNDAVLSTDINGRVTYLNQAAQRLTGWNNCEASGRLLATIYNLKDHISGATLDDSVEFSLAKNKTNELHRDCVLTRKDGVETMIEESVTPIHDQRSKIIGGVIVFRDVTKSRVISAKMAYLAQHDALTGLPNRLLLHERLNQAMRLAKRNEKRLALLYLDIDLFKNINDLHGHEVGDKLLCSIAKRMADTVRDSDTVCRQGGDEFVVLLSEIEHPNDAALFSSKLLAAMAIPHVINGKEISVGLSIGIGIFPNDGEDSHILMKSADSAMFHAKASGRNCYQFFKQSMHSDAKLRSEIETRIKRALLQDEFEVYYQPQFDINSRKVTGAEALIRWHDPELGLLYPSEFIQVAEQSSLIHLIGEWVRLKVCRQQKVWQSKGLDIVPVMVNISAIEFLQPHFLNNVKLNLTDTGLDPWCLGLEVEEKDITLSAYPVIQKLKSLGVKLVLDNFGSGIGHLSYLQYLAFDTVKIASNIIVDAVLENDKAKVAQAVIGLSKNLGQDIIAKGIENQQQLTYLQHSQCTSAQGYYFKRPLVAEKFSELLGYEKTPLMLSR